One Coccinella septempunctata chromosome 1, icCocSept1.1, whole genome shotgun sequence DNA window includes the following coding sequences:
- the LOC123322714 gene encoding uncharacterized protein LOC123322714 isoform X2 gives MEKELSNENVEQELSQGNVSELGERTISELSGDYTETKNVQEIKSPFTRLLKIPKVLSTEMINKVLTREPIFKNIYTSDSFTDLLPDEKAEKLASILVSGFGLKNVHQLQEALEADKIVKSKKTEAEQFPCVCSEESSEKSEPLPPPMAPPYSIEERVRYLLQLEEYIELEGEMGSIPPPRIEEEVGTEGGFDLEALSPLKKARRYLKDHKVFQFFQFLVSHLLSAVPEDPIDYLLTLLDRVLLYRTGLLSPPLLYEKKHIEQLFHLMDRFGQGYVDIQQYKTAMETFGICSYNKRPFLNNLSMVSKEVFIEEIFSAELAMFNDLIKSRVSCTCDLTAPPPTIIDMDLKTQSSYSIDDSILSTQFNPVASVGKFWEKHGDKQPKAFKGKFWSEFVREAQRRDSIRRESKQNETDGKG, from the exons ATGGAGAAAGAGCTCAGTAATGAAAATGTTGAGCAAGAACTGAGCCAAGGAAATGTCAGCGAACTTGGAGAGAGAACGATATCGGAGCTATCCGGAGACTATACGGAAACAAAGAATGTGCAAGAAATAAAATCGCCATTTACTAGACTTCTGAAAATTCCTAAAGTGTTATCAACAGAAATGATCAACAAAGTTTTGACGAGGGAGccgatattcaaaaatatatatacatcTGATAGCTTCACCGATCTCCTTCCCGATGAAAAAGCGGAAAAATTAGCTAGCATCCTTGTGTCTGGTTTCGGACTGAAGAATGTTCATCAACTCCAAGAGGCACTGGAGGCTGACAAGATCGTCAAGAGTAAAAAGACAGAGGCTGAGCAATTTCCCTGTGTCTGTTCAGAGGAAAGTTCAGAAAAGTCTGAACCTCTGCCTCCACCCATGGCGCCACCATATTCTATAGAGGAGAGGGTTAGGTATTTACTTCAACTGGAGGAATATATCGAGTTAGAGGGTGAGATGGGGTCAATACCTCCGCCTAGAATCGAAGAAGAAGTTGGTACTGAAGGAGGGTTCGATCTGGAAGCTCTTTCACCGTTGAAGAAAGCGAGAAGATATTTGAAAGATCATAAAGTGTTCCAGTTCTTTCAGTTCTTAGTTTCTCATTTACTTAGTGCCGTTCCAG AGGATCCGATCGACTATTTATTGACCCTCCTGGACAGAGTTCTATTGTATAGAACTGGGTTACTCTCTCCTCCACTGTTATACGAGAAAAAACATATAG AACAGCTCTTTCATCTAATGGATCGCTTCGGTCAAGGCTATGTTGATATTCAGCAGTATAAAACAG CAATGGAAACCTTTGGAATTTGCTCTTACAATAAAAGACCTTTTTTGAATAATCTGAGTATGGTATCGAAAGAAGTTTTCATCGAAGAAAT ATTCAGTGCAGAACTAGCGATGTTCAATGACCTGATCAAGAGTAGAGTATCTTGCACATGTGATTTAACAGCACCCCCTCCAACTATAATCGACATGGATCTAAAAACTCAGTCTTCATATTCGATTGATGACAGTATCCTGTCCACGCAGTTCAATCCTGTCGCATCCGTTGGAAAGTTTTGGGAAAAACATGGAGACAAGCAGCCTAAGGCTTTCAAAGGGAAATTTTGGTCTGAGTTTGTTCGAGAAGCTCAGAGAAGGGATAGCATACGCAGAGAGAGTAAACAAAACGAAACGGATGGAAAAGGATAG